The stretch of DNA CCGATCCTCTGCTGAAGACGGTGCGCAGCGACCCGCAGTTTGCGGAGATTCGGGCGGCAGCGCAGCAGTGTCAACAACGATTCCAGGCGCACCGTGCGGCGGCAGGAAAGTAGAAGTCCCTCGCCAGCACTGAAGGGCCGGGCTAGGTGTGCCTGCGAATTCGCGCCCAGGACGCAGAGTGTGTTCACGCTCAATCTTCAACGCGCGATTGAAATGCCTATCGGCGGGTCGGTTTGGATTAGACTGCGGGGTCCTTCGACTCGGGCGTGCGCCCTCGCTCAGGATGACACATTGAAAAGGGGGCATGGTGGTTAAGGTGGATTGCGGCTTGACCGGGGAGGAAACGGGGAGTACCTTGGCGCGGTTGTTTCAGGGTGTGGGGTTGTTTCGCGCTGCTGGCCAGATTCGCTAATCGGTCTGTGAGCCAGTTTTCTTACCGATTGTTACCGACAATTTTCTTACCGACACAATGTCGGAATTGCCGGCCGGCGTCATTTCCAATTCCGCGAAAGGAGTTCCACCCATGATTTCGCGTATCGTCAGCTGCACGGTGAGGCCCGAGAAAATCAACGAATTCCGCAATGCCTTGAAAACGGCGGTCCTGCCCAACATCACCCGCCAGCCCGGATTCGTGGACCTGATCGAATCGATGGACGACGGAACGGGCACATTCGTATGCACCACGTATTGGAATACACGGCACGACGTGGAGCATTATGACCAGACGCTGTTCCAGGAAATCGCGCAGAAGTTAATACCGCTGATCGAGGGCCAACCGGAGATCAAGACACTCAACGTGGAAAACTCCACCGTACACGAGATCAGCTCCGGCAAAAGCGCGGCGGCGTAGAAACATTGGCCGGTGGTCGGTAGGCGAGCTTTGGGGCTCGCCTTTTTGCTGCAGCGTGCCGGGCTCGTTCAACGCGCGATTAGATTGCCTGTTTGGATCAAGACCGCTCGGGCGTGCGCCCTCGCTCAGGATGACATTGCTCATAAGTTTAACGTAGCCCTGACGTGCACCTCGGGCTGACGCCCTCGCGGAACGGCGTGGCGGCCCTGAAGGGGCTCGGGAAATTTGCTTGGACGCCTACCCACGGCTCACGCCGTGGGCTGGAATTGTGCCGGCCTCGCTTCGCTCAGGATGGCAGTCATTAAGGGTTTGCGGCGTGCGATGTTGGCTTTGACGCGCGATTGAAATGCCTGTCGGCAGCTCGGTTTGGATCAAGGCCGCGGGGGTCCTTCGACTCGGATGCCTTGTCGGCAGGCCTATTGGATCAAGACCGCGGGGTCCTTCGACTCGAGCGTGCGCCCTCGCTCAGTCGGCCTGGGATCTGGCGGTGCCGACCGAGGCATCGGCCGAGGCGGAAGCAGCAGCGGCGGCGAGGGTAACCGGCTCGTCGACCACGGCAACGGGCCGCACGTGCAGGTCACCACGCTCGAAGACGCGCTCCAGGGCAACAACAACGCGCGGATCGAATTTCTTTTCCGCCAGGGAGCGAACGATTTTCACGGCGTACTCGGGCGGATGCGCGGCCTGGTAAGGGCGATTGGTGGTGATCGCGTCGAAGGCGTCGGCGACGGCGATGATGCGCGCGACCAGCGGAATTTCGTCGCCCTTGAGACCGAAGGGATAACCGCGGCCATCGAGTGACTCATGGTGCAGCTCGATGCCGGGAATCATTTCCTTGAGCTGCTGCACCGGGCGCAGGATGTTGGCGCCGCGCGTGGTGTGGGTCTTCATCACTTCATATTCTTCCGGGGTCAGCGCACCCGGCTTCTTGAGGATGCGGTCCTCGATGCCGATCTTGCCGACATCGTGGAGCTGCGCCGAGACGCGCACGATCTCGATCTGCTCGGGGCTCAAGCCTATTTCCCCGGCGAGGACGACGGAGTAGCGGGTGACGCGGTCGGAATGACCGCGCGTGTAGGGGTCCTTTTCGTCAACCGCGCCGGCGAGCATCTGGATGGAGCCCATAAACAGGGCGCGGTTCTCTTCGGCGGCGCGCTTGAGGTCGGCGACGAAGCGCTCCAGGTCCTCGGTCATGTGGTTGAAAGTCTGGGCCAGTTCGCCGAACTCGGTGCGGCTGGTGAGCTGCACCCGCTTGGAGAAATCGCCGCGGGCGATGGCGCGGCTGGACTCGGTGAGGACATCGAGCGGGCCGGTGATGCGGCGGGCGGCGAAGATGCTGACGATGATGGCCAGGACCGCGGCATAGATGGCGTAGGAGATGGCCTGCGACTGCATTTCGGTGACGTCGATGTAGGCGTCGGTCTGCGGCTTCTGGGCGATGACGGCCCACTCCAGGGAATGCACCGGGCTGAAGGTGCCGAGCATGGCGACTTTCTCGCTGTTGGCACCGTAGGAGGTAAATTCCTTGGTGGCGACCACGGCCCTGCCGCCGGACTCGACGAAATTCTTGACAATCTCAAACTTCGTCATGTCCTGGCCGGTGGCGTAACTGGAGGTAGCGCCGGCCACCAGGCGTCCTTGGCGATCGACGACGTAGGTGAGAAGGCCGCCGAACTTGGTGACTTCCTGGAGACGGAGGCGGAGGAAATTGAGATCGACGGCGGCGCCAAGCATGCCGATGAAGCGTCCGCCGGCGGCGATGGGAATGCTGAACAGCACCACGATGCGGCGTTCGCGTCCGCTTTCAATGGTGAGTGCCTGCCCGGTATAAGCGCGGCCCTGGCCGGCGGCAATGAAGGCGCGCTCCAGTTCCTTGCGCAGGAAATCATCGGGGGTAATGCGGCCGGCGGAAATGCCCTTGGCGTCGGAATTGAGGACGGTGGCGTAGGCGACGTCCGGCGAGGAGGAGACGAATTTTTCCAGCAGGGCGCGCAGCTCGGGAGCGCCGACGTGCTCGTTGCGCAGGTCGCCGCCGCTGGCGATGACCAGGGCGGAGGTCAGATTGCCGAGCATGGTCTCGAGGCTGCGCTGGCGGTGTTCGATGTCCTCGCCGACGGACTGCGTGATCGTGTTCTGAAGATACATTTCATTGGTCTTCAGGCGATCACGGTTAATGGACATGACGCGCTCGGCATAGAAATACATGGGCACGACGCTGACCAGGATCAGCACGCCCAGGATCAAGCCGAGAATCGGCACGCGAGCCGGAAACGCAAACCCTTTGAACAAGCTACCTGCCCCCGAATCTCGAAATTGTATGATGAAGGCGGTTGCCGCCCAGCACATTTTCTTGCGGGGGAGAATTACAAAAGTACCGTGTCCGGCATCCTAAGCAGAGCCGCCATGGCCAAGATCACAGCTCTGATTCACACCCACAACGACGCGGAGCGCATCGGGAGGTTGCTGGACTCGCTACGCGCCTGCGATGAGGTGCTGGTGGTGGACCACGGCTCCACCGATAACACAGCGAAACTCGCCCGCGATCATGGCGCGACCGTCAAGGAAGGAGTGCCGGGCGTGAACCCGGGGGTGTACGCGATTGACGCGCGTCACGACTGGGTGCTGTGCCTGCTGCCGACGGAGTCGGTGAGCGAGGGCCTGGAGGCATCCCTGTTCGAGTGGAAGGACCGACGGACGGAGCCTCTCGATCAGGAGGAAAAGGAAAAGCAGGCGCCGTCGCAATGCAGCGTGGCATTCGAGGTGCGCGAGGAAAGCGGCAAGGACTGGAAGGAGCTGGGGCCGCACACGCGACTGGTAAATCGCAAAAAGATCAACTGGCCGGGCCATCTTCCGCACGACGACCCGGGGGCGGAAATTCTCCCCGGACACTTGCTGCGATTTTCAAAGCCGTGAGAAGAAGGGGCTGGGGGCTGGGAGTTAGTAGTCGGGAGTTGGGGGACAGCGGACAAGGGCAAGGGGCCAAAGGAGTTAGCGGTCAAGGTGAGGTTACGTTGGTGCCGTACCCTTTCTGCTACTCGCCAATGGACGGAACATCCTAGCCAGTGGCGGCGCGCACTGCCATAATCCAGCTATCCTTTTCCCAATGGAACCACTGCAGGCAAGCGCGTTTTTCCTGTTCGGGCTGGTGTTCGGAAGCTTTCTGAACGTCTGCATTCACCGCATTCCGCGCGGGATTTCGGTGGTGACGCCGCACTCGGCCTGCCCGCAGTGCCAGCACGCGATCAAGC from Terriglobales bacterium encodes:
- a CDS encoding HD domain-containing phosphohydrolase, whose translation is MFKGFAFPARVPILGLILGVLILVSVVPMYFYAERVMSINRDRLKTNEMYLQNTITQSVGEDIEHRQRSLETMLGNLTSALVIASGGDLRNEHVGAPELRALLEKFVSSSPDVAYATVLNSDAKGISAGRITPDDFLRKELERAFIAAGQGRAYTGQALTIESGRERRIVVLFSIPIAAGGRFIGMLGAAVDLNFLRLRLQEVTKFGGLLTYVVDRQGRLVAGATSSYATGQDMTKFEIVKNFVESGGRAVVATKEFTSYGANSEKVAMLGTFSPVHSLEWAVIAQKPQTDAYIDVTEMQSQAISYAIYAAVLAIIVSIFAARRITGPLDVLTESSRAIARGDFSKRVQLTSRTEFGELAQTFNHMTEDLERFVADLKRAAEENRALFMGSIQMLAGAVDEKDPYTRGHSDRVTRYSVVLAGEIGLSPEQIEIVRVSAQLHDVGKIGIEDRILKKPGALTPEEYEVMKTHTTRGANILRPVQQLKEMIPGIELHHESLDGRGYPFGLKGDEIPLVARIIAVADAFDAITTNRPYQAAHPPEYAVKIVRSLAEKKFDPRVVVALERVFERGDLHVRPVAVVDEPVTLAAAAASASADASVGTARSQAD
- a CDS encoding glycosyltransferase, whose protein sequence is MAKITALIHTHNDAERIGRLLDSLRACDEVLVVDHGSTDNTAKLARDHGATVKEGVPGVNPGVYAIDARHDWVLCLLPTESVSEGLEASLFEWKDRRTEPLDQEEKEKQAPSQCSVAFEVREESGKDWKELGPHTRLVNRKKINWPGHLPHDDPGAEILPGHLLRFSKP
- a CDS encoding antibiotic biosynthesis monooxygenase, coding for MISRIVSCTVRPEKINEFRNALKTAVLPNITRQPGFVDLIESMDDGTGTFVCTTYWNTRHDVEHYDQTLFQEIAQKLIPLIEGQPEIKTLNVENSTVHEISSGKSAAA